One Paraburkholderia sp. IMGN_8 DNA window includes the following coding sequences:
- a CDS encoding LacI family DNA-binding transcriptional regulator gives MATIKDVAAVAGVSFTTVSHVVNNSRPVSADVRAKVEHAIRQLHYVPSAVARSLKARATATIGLVVPNSTNPYFAELARGIEDGCSRNGYCVFFCNSDDDPAKQRNYLRVLQEKRIDGLIVASAGDDAVLAQTLADAREPLVVLDRNIEGLNADLVQIDHEKGAYLATRHLLELGHVRIGCITGPVKTAVSAMRVHGFIRAMTERGIDIPPDAIVESDFSGTGGHRAAGQLFDTVKPSAIFAGNDMMGIGALRAAAERNISVPRDCSIIGFDDIELGRFTYPALSTVGQSVRALGDMAAQTLIERIAGTSTGNPRAPGRRRVVSPRLIVRESTATWAGAAKRNLAA, from the coding sequence ATGGCGACGATCAAGGATGTAGCGGCCGTGGCGGGTGTCTCGTTCACGACGGTTTCGCACGTGGTGAACAACTCGCGGCCGGTGTCGGCCGACGTGCGGGCGAAGGTCGAACACGCGATCCGTCAGCTTCACTATGTACCGTCGGCGGTGGCCCGCTCGCTCAAGGCGCGGGCGACGGCCACGATCGGTCTGGTGGTGCCGAACAGCACGAATCCGTATTTCGCGGAACTGGCGCGCGGCATCGAAGACGGTTGCTCGCGCAATGGCTACTGCGTGTTCTTCTGCAATTCCGACGACGATCCGGCCAAGCAGCGTAACTACCTGCGTGTGCTGCAGGAAAAGCGTATCGACGGGCTCATCGTCGCTTCCGCCGGCGACGATGCGGTGCTCGCGCAAACGCTCGCCGACGCGCGCGAGCCGCTGGTGGTCTTGGACCGCAACATCGAAGGCCTGAACGCGGATCTGGTGCAGATCGACCACGAGAAGGGCGCGTATCTCGCCACCCGCCATCTGCTCGAACTGGGGCATGTGCGGATCGGCTGCATTACCGGGCCGGTCAAGACGGCGGTGAGCGCCATGCGGGTGCACGGTTTCATCCGCGCGATGACCGAGCGCGGCATCGACATTCCGCCCGATGCGATTGTCGAAAGCGATTTTTCGGGCACGGGCGGCCATCGCGCGGCCGGGCAACTGTTCGATACCGTGAAACCGTCGGCGATTTTTGCCGGCAACGACATGATGGGCATCGGCGCGCTGCGCGCCGCGGCGGAGCGCAATATCAGCGTGCCGCGCGATTGCTCGATCATCGGCTTCGACGATATCGAACTGGGGCGCTTCACCTATCCGGCGCTGTCGACGGTCGGGCAGTCGGTGCGCGCGCTCGGCGATATGGCCGCGCAGACGCTGATCGAACGCATCGCCGGAACCTCGACAGGCAATCCGCGCGCGCCAGGCCGCCGGCGGGTCGTGTCGCCGCGGCTGATCGTGCGCGAATCGACCGCGACGTGGGCCGGGGCGGCCAAACGCAATCTGGCAGCTTGA
- the rbsK gene encoding ribokinase, with product MASNETRGRVAVVGSLNMDLVVRAPRLPHPGETLAGRTFTQVAGGKGGNQAVAAARLGAQVSMLGCVGADANGAQLRAGLETEGIDCAAVETGAQATGVALIVVDDASQNAIVIVAGSNGEVTPATIARYEAVLAAADVVICQLETPPDAVRAALAAARRLGKTVILNPAPATGPLPADWLPLIDYLIPNELEAATLTGMPVATPADAAQAAAALHQAGARNVLVTLGPRGVHATFDGMEATLYDAPRVDAVDTTAAGDTFIGGFAAQLARGASVDAAIRFAQRAAALSVTRAGAQPSIPTRAELDASA from the coding sequence GTGGCAAGCAATGAAACGCGCGGACGCGTGGCGGTGGTTGGCAGTCTGAACATGGACCTCGTTGTGCGCGCGCCGCGTCTGCCGCATCCCGGCGAGACGCTTGCCGGCCGCACCTTTACGCAGGTGGCGGGCGGCAAGGGCGGCAACCAGGCGGTGGCGGCCGCGCGCCTCGGCGCGCAGGTGTCGATGCTCGGTTGTGTCGGCGCCGACGCAAACGGCGCGCAATTACGCGCCGGACTCGAAACGGAGGGCATCGACTGTGCGGCCGTCGAAACCGGGGCGCAGGCCACCGGCGTCGCGCTGATCGTCGTCGATGACGCCAGCCAGAACGCGATCGTGATCGTCGCGGGCAGCAACGGCGAAGTCACGCCCGCGACGATCGCGCGTTATGAAGCGGTGCTGGCCGCCGCCGACGTGGTGATCTGCCAGCTCGAAACGCCGCCCGATGCGGTGCGCGCGGCGCTTGCCGCGGCGCGGCGCCTGGGCAAAACGGTGATCCTGAATCCGGCGCCCGCTACCGGCCCCTTACCGGCCGACTGGCTGCCGCTGATCGACTATCTGATTCCGAACGAACTCGAAGCCGCGACGCTGACCGGTATGCCGGTCGCCACGCCCGCCGACGCGGCCCAGGCGGCCGCCGCGCTGCACCAGGCCGGCGCGCGCAATGTGCTGGTGACGCTCGGTCCGCGTGGCGTGCACGCGACGTTCGACGGTATGGAGGCCACGCTTTACGACGCGCCGCGCGTCGACGCAGTCGACACTACCGCGGCGGGCGACACCTTCATAGGCGGATTCGCGGCGCAACTCGCACGGGGCGCGAGCGTCGATGCGGCGATCCGTTTCGCGCAGCGCGCCGCGGCGCTTTCGGTGACGCGCGCCGGCGCGCAGCCTTCGATTCCCACCCGCGCCGAACTGGACGCGTCGGCCTGA
- a CDS encoding methyl-accepting chemotaxis protein, with translation MLNKGITIKARIGLTMAFLAALLVAIGVFGLFGMSRSNDAYRDTFTNAMPSAVDIGDAELYAARERLALDRAAFQAGTPEAGATLERARAMRTLSDKWWKAYMDLPRDAEEDRLAQAVIGKRDVLHQQLDAFAAIIAANEQTKIVDGAKRLQVAYNDLAEADEALSKFQFVSAKGGFDSAQSSFEVFRMVSIGALLVGVIASVLSYLTLSRAIARPLGEALGHFDAIAAGDLRRPVVIASRDEMGQLLEGIARMKHSLTETVRTVRSGSESIATATRQIAAGNIDLSSRTEEQASALQETASSMDELTGTVKQNADNARQASSLAANASEIANKGSAVVGQVVGTMGDINQSSAKIADIISIIEGIAFQTNILALNAAVEAARAGEEGRGFAVVAGEVRSLAQRSSAAAKEIKELIDTSVERVQSGSALVDEAGRTMTEIIGAVQRVTDIMGEIAAASEEQSSGIDQVARAVTQMDEVTQQNAALVEEAAAAAQSLEDQAGKLRTAVAVFQLEDGGHTAPVSAAPKPKRAAAPIRPMAARKAPAAVAKAPAAPAAAMSAAESAKASAKAPAKALASAGSDQDWETF, from the coding sequence ATGTTGAACAAAGGGATCACGATCAAGGCGCGAATTGGCCTCACGATGGCTTTTCTCGCCGCGCTGCTAGTTGCCATCGGCGTTTTCGGTCTGTTCGGCATGAGCCGCTCGAACGACGCATACCGGGATACTTTCACCAACGCCATGCCGAGCGCGGTCGACATCGGCGACGCCGAGCTTTACGCGGCGCGCGAGCGCCTCGCACTTGATCGTGCCGCGTTCCAGGCGGGAACACCGGAAGCCGGAGCGACGCTCGAGCGCGCGCGCGCCATGCGCACCTTGTCCGACAAGTGGTGGAAAGCGTACATGGATCTGCCGCGCGACGCGGAAGAGGATCGCCTCGCGCAGGCGGTGATCGGTAAGCGCGACGTGCTGCATCAGCAGTTGGATGCGTTCGCCGCCATCATTGCGGCGAACGAACAGACCAAAATCGTCGACGGCGCCAAGCGTTTGCAGGTTGCCTATAACGATCTGGCCGAAGCCGACGAGGCGCTGAGCAAATTCCAGTTCGTATCGGCCAAGGGTGGTTTCGACTCCGCGCAAAGCAGCTTCGAGGTGTTCCGCATGGTCAGCATCGGCGCGCTGCTGGTCGGCGTGATCGCTTCCGTGCTGTCCTATCTGACGCTCAGCCGCGCGATTGCGCGGCCGCTCGGCGAAGCGCTCGGTCATTTCGACGCGATTGCCGCAGGCGATTTGCGCCGCCCGGTCGTGATCGCTTCGCGCGACGAAATGGGGCAGTTGCTCGAAGGTATCGCCAGGATGAAGCACAGCCTCACCGAAACGGTGCGTACGGTGCGCAGCGGCAGCGAATCGATCGCGACCGCGACGCGCCAGATCGCCGCCGGCAATATCGACCTGTCTTCGCGTACCGAAGAGCAGGCGTCGGCGTTGCAGGAAACCGCGTCGAGCATGGATGAGCTGACCGGCACGGTCAAGCAGAACGCCGACAACGCCCGCCAGGCGAGCTCGCTGGCGGCCAACGCGTCGGAGATCGCGAACAAGGGCAGCGCGGTGGTCGGCCAGGTGGTCGGCACGATGGGCGACATCAACCAGAGCTCGGCGAAGATCGCCGACATCATTTCGATCATCGAAGGGATTGCGTTCCAGACCAACATCCTGGCCCTGAATGCGGCTGTGGAAGCGGCGCGGGCCGGCGAAGAAGGGCGCGGCTTCGCGGTCGTGGCAGGCGAAGTGCGCAGTCTCGCGCAGCGTTCGTCGGCGGCGGCCAAGGAAATCAAGGAACTGATCGACACCTCGGTCGAGCGCGTGCAGTCCGGCTCGGCGCTCGTCGACGAAGCCGGCCGCACGATGACCGAAATCATCGGCGCGGTGCAACGCGTCACCGACATCATGGGCGAAATCGCAGCGGCCTCGGAAGAGCAAAGCAGCGGCATCGACCAGGTGGCGCGCGCCGTCACGCAGATGGACGAGGTTACGCAGCAGAATGCGGCGCTGGTCGAAGAAGCGGCGGCGGCAGCGCAATCGCTCGAAGATCAGGCGGGCAAGCTACGCACCGCGGTCGCGGTATTCCAGCTTGAAGACGGCGGTCATACAGCGCCGGTTAGCGCAGCGCCGAAGCCGAAGCGCGCAGCAGCGCCGATCCGGCCGATGGCGGCGCGTAAGGCGCCGGCTGCGGTCGCGAAAGCGCCCGCCGCACCGGCAGCAGCAATGTCCGCTGCCGAGTCGGCCAAGGCGTCCGCCAAGGCGCCCGCCAAGGCATTGGCGAGCGCCGGCAGCGATCAGGATTGGGAAACCTTCTGA